From the Candidatus Zixiibacteriota bacterium genome, one window contains:
- a CDS encoding DUF116 domain-containing protein, with translation MHDTADSDTEKVSDRKLGDEWLDWDGSIGRTDPVRKGIFVGVAAIAVAFVTGCTRLFIWLVEPRLFGIDPLIFSITNWASYFFCGILLLWLLFFSISSLAGTSILGGLLIFPHPVNWLLNIALKVGGILGISKDKLINSFLRVHNILLPGQKVVSPGELLVLLPRCLTRENFAYMRSLREKYKFDMVTAGGGQEARKKIMTSNPKAIIAIACERDLLSGFVEVNPRIPVVGLPIMRPEGPCKNTIINQDEFESLLRKLFVGK, from the coding sequence ATGCACGATACTGCTGACAGCGATACTGAGAAAGTCTCAGACAGGAAACTCGGTGACGAGTGGCTGGATTGGGACGGTTCAATCGGCAGGACCGATCCGGTAAGGAAGGGTATTTTTGTCGGTGTCGCGGCAATAGCCGTCGCATTCGTTACCGGCTGTACTCGACTCTTTATCTGGCTTGTTGAGCCGAGGCTGTTTGGAATTGATCCTCTCATCTTCTCGATCACAAACTGGGCATCCTACTTTTTCTGCGGCATTCTTCTCCTTTGGCTGCTGTTTTTCTCCATCTCGTCGCTTGCGGGCACCTCGATTCTGGGCGGGCTGCTGATATTCCCGCACCCGGTGAACTGGCTGCTAAATATCGCTCTCAAAGTCGGCGGTATTCTTGGGATCTCCAAAGACAAGCTTATCAACTCATTTCTAAGAGTTCACAATATTCTTCTGCCTGGGCAGAAGGTGGTATCGCCGGGAGAGCTTTTGGTGCTACTGCCGAGGTGCCTCACCCGCGAGAACTTCGCTTACATGAGATCGCTGAGAGAGAAGTATAAGTTCGACATGGTAACGGCTGGCGGAGGTCAGGAAGCGCGAAAGAAAATCATGACTTCGAATCCGAAAGCGATCATTGCTATCGCTTGCGAGCGCGATCTCCTGAGCGGGTTTGTCGAAGTTAATCCTCGTATTCCGGTTGTCGGGCTGCCTATCATGCGCCCCGAAGGCCCCTGCAAAAACACCATCATCAATCAAGATGAATTCGAGTCCCTCCTGAGAAAGCTCTTCGTCGGGAAGTAG